The proteins below are encoded in one region of Reichenbachiella sp. 5M10:
- a CDS encoding DUF3817 domain-containing protein: MNIKTPIGRLRLLAILEGISYLLFAITMPMKYLLDIREPNYIVGMAHGWLFVLYIGFCLQNVVIQKWGLKTSVLVLVASLVPFGTFVADAKIFKPASV, translated from the coding sequence ATGAATATCAAAACACCTATCGGCCGACTTAGACTGTTGGCCATATTGGAAGGGATCAGCTACCTCTTGTTCGCCATCACCATGCCTATGAAGTACCTGCTTGACATCCGTGAGCCCAACTACATTGTAGGGATGGCACATGGTTGGTTGTTTGTCTTGTACATTGGTTTTTGTCTGCAAAATGTGGTGATTCAAAAGTGGGGGCTCAAAACCTCCGTTTTGGTGCTTGTTGCCTCATTGGTTCCTTTTGGGACTTTCGTGGCGGATGCCAAAATATTCAAGCCAGCGAGTGTGTAG
- a CDS encoding response regulator, whose amino-acid sequence MEKLDILLIEDVMIIAKEIKATLEKEEYAQVTIALGPDEARSFFDSHVYDLIISDINLNAGIDGIDLVQELCMGRKVPVVYLTAYTDESTVSKAEGSLPFAYLLKPYNTNQLKLTINLAMFNAKKESQNVLYNEKNAKRLESLTSREKEILFSLASGKMSKEVADILNIAPATVEKHKQNIKEKLSLTTLGELINFAMSTKTISMD is encoded by the coding sequence ATGGAGAAGCTTGATATACTGCTCATTGAGGATGTGATGATTATAGCCAAGGAGATTAAGGCTACTTTGGAGAAGGAAGAGTATGCGCAGGTGACGATCGCGCTAGGACCAGATGAGGCACGTAGTTTTTTTGATTCACATGTTTATGATTTGATCATCTCTGATATCAACCTCAATGCAGGTATAGATGGGATTGACTTGGTGCAGGAGTTGTGCATGGGGCGCAAAGTCCCTGTAGTGTATCTGACTGCATACACAGATGAGTCAACTGTCTCCAAGGCCGAAGGGTCATTGCCCTTTGCCTATTTGCTCAAACCCTACAATACCAATCAGTTGAAACTCACCATCAACCTTGCCATGTTCAATGCCAAGAAGGAGAGTCAAAATGTACTCTACAACGAAAAGAACGCAAAAAGACTCGAAAGCCTTACCAGCAGAGAAAAGGAAATTCTCTTTTCGCTGGCATCAGGAAAAATGAGTAAGGAAGTCGCCGATATACTCAATATCGCCCCAGCGACTGTAGAAAAACACAAACAGAACATCAAGGAAAAGCTGTCGTTGACTACTCTTGGAGAGTTGATCAATTTTGCCATGTCGACGAAAACCATCAGTATGGATTGA
- a CDS encoding RNA-binding S4 domain-containing protein: protein METFKLKADEEFIELNNLIKALGWVMTGGEAKIRIDQGEVTVNGEVETRRRKKMRAGDHIVFGTEEAKVEQ from the coding sequence ATGGAAACATTCAAATTAAAAGCAGACGAAGAGTTTATCGAACTCAATAACCTCATCAAAGCGCTCGGATGGGTCATGACAGGAGGGGAGGCCAAGATCCGCATCGATCAAGGAGAAGTCACCGTCAATGGAGAAGTAGAAACGCGCCGTAGAAAAAAAATGCGTGCGGGTGACCATATAGTATTCGGTACAGAAGAGGCAAAAGTAGAGCAGTGA
- a CDS encoding DUF2911 domain-containing protein, which produces MKNLLFFLILFTATVSISSAQSFRSIDKSPMDVAYLPDNFAHDRSGDDKAIAKVYYSRPQKKGRDIFGNVVVYDKVWRTGANEAPELKVYQDITIGGKKLSAGTYSLFTIPGAKEWTIIISTDLDYWGTAGYQEKYEVLRVQVPSSTLSKEVEAFAIQFEELENKSAVMRLAWDKTVVAVPIKY; this is translated from the coding sequence ATGAAGAACCTTTTATTTTTCTTGATACTTTTCACTGCAACAGTATCAATAAGCTCTGCTCAATCTTTCAGATCAATCGACAAGAGCCCTATGGATGTCGCATATCTACCTGACAATTTCGCCCATGACCGTTCGGGTGATGATAAGGCGATTGCTAAGGTGTACTACAGTAGGCCTCAAAAGAAAGGCCGTGATATATTTGGTAACGTCGTGGTGTACGACAAGGTGTGGAGAACAGGAGCGAATGAAGCCCCGGAACTAAAAGTCTATCAGGATATCACTATTGGTGGAAAGAAATTGTCGGCGGGTACTTATTCATTGTTTACGATCCCTGGAGCCAAAGAGTGGACAATCATAATTAGTACTGACTTGGATTATTGGGGTACAGCAGGCTATCAGGAAAAGTATGAAGTCCTTAGGGTCCAGGTGCCATCCAGCACATTGTCAAAAGAAGTGGAGGCTTTTGCGATCCAATTTGAGGAGCTGGAGAACAAGTCAGCAGTGATGAGACTGGCTTGGGACAAAACAGTAGTCGCAGTGCCGATCAAGTACTAG
- a CDS encoding TetR/AcrR family transcriptional regulator has product MQQQIKSEFTKQVIVDSAYKLFYENGFKTVSIEKIMKACKLSKGAFYHHYKNKKELGLEVIGHKIQKRVYEGMIRPLYETGDPAQILETTFMNRVKSFPLYDKEHGCPMNNFINEIGDYEPAYQSALKNIVEQWKSALINLIERGKAEKSIRPDISSQAVAVYLISAFEGIRGIRKLYENDTVLEEYLSGLSLYLKQLK; this is encoded by the coding sequence ATGCAACAGCAGATCAAGTCGGAATTCACCAAGCAAGTGATCGTGGACAGTGCTTACAAACTATTTTATGAAAATGGTTTCAAAACAGTCAGTATCGAAAAAATAATGAAGGCTTGCAAGCTTTCTAAAGGAGCCTTTTATCATCACTACAAAAACAAAAAAGAGCTAGGACTCGAAGTGATTGGGCATAAAATACAGAAGCGGGTTTACGAAGGAATGATACGCCCTCTCTATGAAACAGGAGACCCTGCTCAAATACTTGAAACAACGTTTATGAACCGTGTAAAGTCATTTCCACTTTACGACAAAGAGCATGGCTGTCCCATGAACAATTTCATCAACGAAATTGGAGACTATGAGCCCGCCTATCAATCTGCTCTAAAAAACATAGTAGAGCAATGGAAATCAGCTCTCATCAATCTAATAGAAAGAGGAAAAGCGGAAAAATCAATCCGTCCAGACATCTCTAGTCAAGCAGTAGCAGTGTATTTGATCAGTGCATTTGAAGGCATCCGAGGCATTAGAAAGTTATATGAAAATGACACTGTTCTAGAAGAGTATCTCTCCGGCCTATCCTTGTACTTAAAACAATTGAAATAA
- a CDS encoding ATP-binding protein, producing MQNAKVHFRDSIVSRFGLFFVGMMVIAMAVSGYLVYRESSQVIVTHSQQRIRHSSRLAKQNFYDLLQIISNDIAIVTHSSSVDQLVANPSRQSADELKHSFRVMLANKPDYFQIRILDVLDHGKELIRFDKQGGTVLEVPDSLLQYKGDKDYYLGALRSAKGGYYFSAINLNEEYGIVSKPYTPTLRAVGCVYDDFGQLRAMVVINVDLTRYYHELEQLIASESQLFITNSEDEYLFAPDKSKCFGRQLETGHSLYKDFNLNTWHLIAAAPEFSFMRDKEGKRYLYHAEKLSYAEGQQEIYLISFMESEALFASANRVRADSLKIVGAAMLLLVVLVLVFVRLIARRVGVVTQAILSYEYSDDSSHVVQLPRKRRDEIGLLGGAFANMRERIDRQVMELKEALRREQQAISDRDEFLQNMSHELRTPLNAILGLTHLIEKNNPAPQQRPMLDSLKRSTTNLSDLMYDILDHQKLLEGKVTIHLEPHNLNDLLQDIFASYQYEAVNKRLKWEMEVEEEVKQRVYLTDALRFKQVVTNLVVNAIKYTGEGRVCLVARHAARGVEISVSDTGRGIQSENLARIKQRFYRENEHVGTQRNEGFGLGLSIVKQIVDLFQGKLEVTSTYGEGSTFTVCLPFEEASVGHSSQRVAKKESVLPRLHRVHEVLHIEDDEAALLLVRHCLDQPQIRLTQVRTITEVQQQLADRRPELILSDLMLCDHVMDMDLQKIQAKYPDLLVVVLSAFDTDRTQRISPYVLQKPFDLGELLDLVLMVLGDTEYQRPQFQTVFAQYDNNPVHIERYLALLIREFEEYVLRIAEVYAQPSAKEWKAIMHRIITHIKALNLDNLGEVLPQELGDLTEARYDRVMDCMRYYLCCFRATSRLNSKG from the coding sequence ATGCAAAATGCCAAGGTTCATTTTCGGGATTCTATCGTCAGCCGTTTCGGGTTGTTTTTCGTGGGGATGATGGTGATCGCTATGGCAGTCTCAGGATATCTCGTCTACCGTGAATCGTCGCAAGTGATCGTGACGCACAGTCAGCAGCGCATCAGACATAGTTCTCGTTTGGCCAAGCAAAATTTCTATGATCTCCTCCAGATCATCTCCAATGATATAGCAATCGTGACACACAGTTCGTCCGTTGATCAATTGGTGGCTAACCCAAGCCGCCAATCCGCAGATGAGCTTAAGCATAGTTTTCGTGTGATGCTGGCCAATAAACCGGACTATTTTCAGATACGGATACTTGATGTGCTAGACCATGGCAAAGAACTCATACGTTTTGATAAACAAGGAGGGACCGTACTAGAAGTGCCCGACAGCTTGCTCCAGTACAAAGGAGACAAGGATTACTACCTTGGGGCACTACGCTCCGCCAAAGGAGGGTATTATTTTTCGGCTATCAATCTCAACGAAGAGTATGGAATAGTCAGCAAACCCTATACTCCGACACTCCGTGCGGTAGGTTGTGTCTACGATGATTTTGGTCAGCTGCGTGCGATGGTGGTCATCAACGTAGACTTGACGCGGTATTATCATGAACTAGAACAACTCATCGCTTCAGAGTCTCAGCTTTTTATCACCAACAGCGAAGACGAGTATTTGTTTGCGCCAGATAAGTCCAAGTGTTTTGGTAGGCAACTGGAGACAGGGCATTCTTTGTACAAAGATTTCAATCTCAACACGTGGCATTTGATCGCTGCGGCTCCTGAGTTTTCATTTATGCGAGATAAGGAGGGCAAGCGCTACCTCTATCATGCCGAGAAGCTATCGTACGCTGAGGGACAGCAGGAGATCTACTTGATTTCTTTTATGGAAAGCGAGGCTCTGTTTGCTAGTGCCAATCGAGTACGTGCTGATTCACTCAAAATTGTAGGTGCTGCCATGCTGTTGCTGGTAGTTTTGGTCTTGGTGTTTGTCCGGTTGATTGCCCGTCGAGTCGGAGTGGTGACACAAGCGATCCTGTCGTATGAGTACAGTGACGACTCTTCTCATGTGGTGCAGTTGCCTCGCAAGAGACGGGATGAGATAGGCCTCTTAGGGGGGGCTTTTGCCAACATGCGCGAACGCATCGACCGACAAGTCATGGAGCTCAAGGAGGCACTGCGCAGGGAGCAACAGGCTATCAGTGATCGAGACGAATTTTTGCAAAACATGAGCCATGAGTTGCGTACTCCACTCAATGCTATTTTGGGCTTGACCCATCTGATTGAAAAGAATAACCCTGCACCGCAGCAGCGGCCTATGTTGGACTCGCTCAAACGCAGTACTACCAACCTTTCGGACCTGATGTATGATATATTGGACCATCAAAAGCTGTTGGAGGGAAAAGTGACGATTCACCTCGAACCACACAATTTGAACGATTTGTTACAAGATATTTTTGCGAGTTATCAATATGAGGCGGTCAACAAGAGGTTGAAATGGGAGATGGAGGTCGAGGAGGAGGTCAAGCAGCGCGTATACTTGACGGATGCGTTGCGTTTCAAACAAGTGGTGACCAATTTGGTGGTCAATGCGATCAAGTATACCGGTGAGGGACGCGTATGCTTGGTTGCACGTCATGCTGCGAGAGGGGTTGAAATCTCGGTATCGGACACAGGCCGTGGCATCCAGTCTGAAAATTTGGCACGGATAAAACAGCGGTTTTATCGCGAAAACGAGCATGTCGGAACACAGCGGAATGAAGGGTTTGGTTTGGGACTGTCGATAGTGAAACAAATCGTCGATTTGTTTCAAGGAAAATTAGAGGTGACCTCTACCTATGGTGAGGGGTCGACATTTACAGTGTGTTTGCCTTTTGAGGAAGCCTCTGTAGGCCATAGTTCTCAGCGCGTAGCAAAAAAAGAAAGTGTACTGCCTCGACTTCATAGAGTACATGAAGTATTGCACATAGAAGATGACGAAGCAGCTCTACTGCTGGTTCGTCACTGTTTGGACCAACCCCAAATCCGCCTTACTCAAGTCCGCACCATCACAGAGGTACAACAGCAATTGGCTGATCGTAGGCCTGAGTTGATTTTGAGTGATTTGATGTTGTGTGATCATGTGATGGATATGGACTTGCAAAAGATCCAGGCAAAGTATCCGGACCTTTTGGTTGTGGTGTTGTCCGCTTTTGATACCGATCGTACCCAGCGAATCAGTCCATATGTACTTCAAAAGCCATTTGATCTTGGGGAGCTTTTGGACCTAGTCCTGATGGTACTGGGAGATACAGAGTATCAGCGGCCACAATTTCAGACGGTTTTTGCGCAATACGACAATAACCCTGTGCATATCGAGCGTTATTTGGCTCTACTGATTCGTGAGTTTGAAGAATATGTACTGCGGATAGCGGAGGTCTACGCTCAGCCTTCTGCCAAGGAATGGAAGGCGATCATGCATCGAATCATTACGCATATCAAGGCCCTAAATCTTGACAACTTGGGAGAAGTGCTACCTCAGGAGCTAGGGGATTTGACTGAGGCTAGATACGATAGAGTGATGGATTGTATGCGCTATTATTTGTGCTGTTTTCGGGCTACCTCTCGCCTCAATTCAAAAGGCTAA
- a CDS encoding PepSY domain-containing protein, which yields MKMRIYHRYLGFFLAGIMAVYALSGIVLVFRDTDAFHKVNTIEKVLPKDTEIEELGKELGIKRFRIDRIESGIAYFKDGTYDIESGKAVYTKKELPYLLDKMTHMHKATSSRPLAFLNIFFGVSLFFFVMSSFWMFVPGTSVFRKGLYFALAGLGLTLLVLFV from the coding sequence ATGAAAATGAGAATATACCACCGCTACTTGGGTTTTTTCCTTGCCGGAATCATGGCGGTATATGCCTTGAGTGGTATTGTATTAGTATTTAGAGACACAGATGCGTTTCACAAAGTCAACACCATAGAGAAGGTACTGCCCAAAGACACTGAAATAGAAGAACTCGGCAAAGAACTCGGCATCAAGCGATTTCGTATCGACCGTATCGAGTCTGGCATTGCATATTTCAAAGACGGCACCTACGACATAGAAAGTGGCAAAGCAGTATATACCAAGAAAGAGCTCCCCTATCTACTCGACAAGATGACGCATATGCACAAGGCAACCAGCAGTCGACCACTGGCCTTTCTCAATATCTTTTTCGGTGTATCGCTTTTCTTTTTTGTGATGTCCTCGTTTTGGATGTTTGTCCCAGGTACAAGCGTATTCAGAAAAGGTCTCTACTTTGCCTTGGCTGGTTTGGGCTTGACTCTCCTAGTACTCTTCGTATAG
- a CDS encoding peroxiredoxin-like family protein, with amino-acid sequence MMKIENLILSASILLLVGCSNTKQEQKNTTVDKQSTARPLENDLNHRKENFLQNASDEKKKMSAAGLASIQNDRITEKALQVGDTAINFVLPNATGQSVTLYDELKNGPVILMWYRGGWCPYCNLTLRHMQESLPEFRKQGANLLAVSPQLPDSSITTQEKNELEFEVLSDVDNKVAHQYKVVYTLTDELSNKYENGFGLSDYNGNTKGELPLAVTYIIGQDKVIKYAFLDADYRNRAEPQDLIQVLENLK; translated from the coding sequence ATGATGAAAATTGAGAATTTGATACTGAGCGCAAGCATCCTGCTGTTGGTGGGGTGTAGCAATACTAAACAGGAACAAAAAAACACCACGGTAGACAAGCAAAGTACAGCAAGACCATTGGAAAATGATTTGAACCATCGCAAGGAAAATTTCCTTCAAAATGCTTCCGATGAAAAGAAGAAAATGAGCGCTGCAGGTTTGGCTTCTATCCAAAACGATAGAATCACAGAAAAGGCACTACAGGTAGGTGATACGGCCATCAACTTTGTACTACCCAATGCTACAGGCCAGTCCGTTACACTATACGATGAACTAAAGAATGGCCCTGTCATTCTCATGTGGTATCGTGGTGGTTGGTGTCCATATTGCAACTTGACACTCCGTCACATGCAAGAGTCACTCCCTGAGTTTAGAAAGCAAGGCGCAAACCTCTTAGCAGTTTCACCTCAGCTCCCAGACAGCTCCATCACCACTCAAGAAAAAAACGAATTGGAGTTTGAAGTACTCAGTGATGTTGACAACAAGGTCGCACACCAATACAAGGTCGTCTACACACTCACCGACGAGCTCTCGAACAAATACGAAAATGGATTTGGCCTGAGTGACTACAATGGCAATACCAAAGGAGAATTACCTCTAGCTGTCACCTACATCATCGGACAAGACAAAGTCATCAAATACGCATTTTTAGATGCTGACTACAGAAATAGAGCAGAGCCACAAGACCTCATCCAAGTCCTAGAAAACCTAAAATGA
- a CDS encoding haloacid dehalogenase type II: MKRNRREFAKKTALFGLAGAMMPQLGLAADTPRHAAQNNTRPKVLFFDVNETLLDLTAMKKSVGQVLGNRSDLLPLWFTTMLQYSLVSTVGRQYNDFGVIGAAALQMVAANNGIHLTETQAKEAILGPIRSLPAHPEVKVALEQLKQADYKLVSFTNSSNKGVKTQFENAGLLEFFDERHSVEDIGKFKPHTDTYDWAARKMKVQPSECLLIAAHGWDIAGALWANWRGAFISRPGAQLYPLAPQPEIAAPDLKQIAQQLIALR, from the coding sequence ATGAAGAGAAACAGAAGAGAATTTGCCAAAAAAACCGCACTGTTCGGTCTTGCGGGTGCCATGATGCCACAGTTGGGCTTAGCAGCTGATACACCACGACATGCAGCCCAAAACAATACCAGACCCAAAGTACTGTTCTTTGATGTGAACGAGACGTTACTAGACCTTACTGCCATGAAAAAAAGTGTTGGTCAAGTCTTAGGAAACCGTAGTGATCTATTGCCTCTGTGGTTTACGACCATGTTGCAATACTCATTGGTCTCCACAGTTGGCAGGCAATACAATGACTTTGGCGTAATTGGAGCTGCCGCACTACAAATGGTAGCCGCTAACAACGGGATCCACTTGACTGAGACTCAAGCAAAAGAAGCCATATTGGGACCCATACGATCACTGCCTGCACACCCAGAAGTCAAAGTAGCCTTAGAACAATTGAAACAAGCTGATTACAAACTAGTATCATTCACCAACTCATCCAACAAAGGAGTAAAAACACAATTTGAAAACGCAGGGCTACTGGAGTTTTTTGATGAGCGACATAGTGTAGAAGACATTGGCAAATTCAAACCGCACACTGACACTTACGATTGGGCCGCTAGAAAAATGAAGGTACAGCCTTCTGAATGCCTCCTAATAGCAGCACATGGATGGGATATAGCCGGAGCACTCTGGGCCAACTGGAGAGGTGCATTTATCAGTAGACCTGGTGCACAATTGTACCCTTTGGCTCCTCAACCTGAAATCGCAGCGCCCGATTTGAAACAGATTGCACAGCAACTAATTGCATTACGATAG
- a CDS encoding two-component regulator propeller domain-containing protein, with protein sequence MKVFFVTWICMLVRCLGAVAGSSLDTLQINYIGQEEGVTQLNVQDIVQDEMDYVWFSTEDGLHRFNGLQMKIFADNPLDSLSIPDDHNRGLLIVDDTLWIASNSQGIFALDLRSETFIRPFEDLSNVISYKVFQLDDQHLLFSSSNTFYVYNRSTKGLTKITHAQQDSENHVTALVPVSTDQFVLATLNGGLLTLNLKTLSLVGQQRLDPSAHNALLLHQGQLYVGTEQGLYLLDVSSGVAKNVVPAHAINCIYLYENGELWLGTNEGLVTFDPSTQTVTQCITQDQSGKVYFPLEIMTIHGDGKGNVWMGTAGEGLHHYNKYQKKFSSISLEMEGYTKDTKLSTFQFLPAVREDSALWLGTTYNILQYNYLTGEFKHYKDDFPKSLIYAMQRDLNGDIWCGGFDGTGLLRYNRTVDRFEKAEVTGDIPNDKSVIDIRPLTRDKLLVSTWSSGMYTYDLARKKFEVYLVDGQSLNRARISFVDSRDNLWLGSDQGAYRIADRGTGAVHHFTAGKHKQAINNDRIFAINEDAKGNIWLGTSTGVTKLNPGNGTVQRYYRQEGFPNDFVYSVLIDARDRVWMGTNKGIAVLDPSTERFVHYSHKDGLQNDEFNGKAAYQDVYGNFYFGGVDGINVFHPEDIRINPYQPKVHLESIELFNQPLSKNAIYQDHYTFHSDENVLTFKYAANNFLNPSKVSYSYWMDGFDKQWRPVTKNQSITYTNLPPGKYTFRIKATNDNGVWGKNERWVWLTIIPPWYDQYWFKVVSVFGIVMSALAFYLYKSHTYKRNNERLERTVKERTAELQEALEVSQSRQHSIQFLMREMKHRVKNNLQIISSLLSLQALNLDNEDAKHTLQVARNRILTISYLENIMDSESEHVHVDQFTRELCDNVLRLIASDERPTFETVYDLEPAEVTGFNITFYGLLINELLTNVSKYAFDGSRTDNRLTISCKVDAECLELVIADNGKGYNPEEIKQGAIGLDLVKDMVRQLRGEMTVDSYEGTKNTIKIPLENGEA encoded by the coding sequence TTGAAAGTATTTTTTGTTACTTGGATATGTATGCTAGTCAGGTGTCTTGGAGCGGTCGCAGGATCGTCGCTAGACACGCTACAGATCAACTATATCGGCCAAGAAGAAGGTGTAACTCAGCTGAATGTACAAGATATTGTACAGGATGAGATGGATTATGTTTGGTTCTCAACCGAGGATGGTTTGCATCGGTTCAATGGCCTGCAGATGAAAATTTTTGCGGATAACCCGCTGGATAGCCTGAGTATTCCTGATGATCACAACAGAGGGCTATTGATCGTTGATGATACACTTTGGATTGCCTCCAATAGCCAAGGGATATTTGCTCTTGATCTGCGTAGTGAAACTTTCATTCGTCCCTTTGAAGACCTATCGAATGTCATTTCATATAAGGTGTTTCAACTCGATGATCAGCATTTGCTATTTTCTTCTTCCAATACATTTTATGTCTACAACCGAAGTACCAAGGGGCTCACCAAAATCACACATGCACAACAGGATTCGGAGAATCATGTCACGGCGTTGGTGCCTGTGAGTACAGACCAGTTCGTACTAGCGACTTTGAACGGAGGGTTGTTGACCTTGAATTTGAAAACACTGTCCTTGGTAGGACAGCAACGCCTGGATCCATCGGCCCACAATGCATTGCTGCTACATCAGGGGCAACTTTATGTCGGAACGGAACAGGGACTGTACCTACTAGATGTATCTAGTGGAGTGGCAAAAAACGTGGTGCCAGCACATGCGATCAATTGTATCTATCTCTATGAAAACGGCGAACTTTGGCTTGGTACCAACGAAGGGTTAGTCACCTTTGACCCAAGTACACAAACAGTGACTCAGTGTATAACTCAGGATCAATCGGGTAAGGTGTATTTTCCGTTAGAGATCATGACGATCCATGGCGATGGCAAAGGCAACGTGTGGATGGGTACAGCTGGAGAAGGACTACATCATTACAACAAATATCAGAAGAAGTTTTCGTCCATCAGTTTGGAGATGGAGGGATACACGAAAGATACCAAGTTGAGTACTTTTCAGTTTTTGCCCGCAGTGCGTGAGGACTCTGCACTGTGGCTCGGTACGACTTACAATATCCTCCAATACAACTACCTCACGGGGGAATTCAAGCACTACAAGGACGATTTTCCAAAGTCATTGATTTATGCCATGCAGAGAGATCTGAATGGGGATATTTGGTGCGGTGGGTTTGATGGGACGGGCCTATTGCGCTACAACCGTACAGTGGATCGCTTCGAAAAGGCTGAGGTGACAGGAGATATTCCCAATGATAAGTCTGTTATCGATATTCGACCACTCACCCGTGACAAGCTACTCGTGTCGACATGGTCGAGTGGTATGTATACTTACGATTTGGCTCGAAAGAAATTTGAGGTCTATTTGGTGGACGGACAATCCCTCAATCGAGCTCGAATTAGCTTTGTGGATAGTCGAGATAACCTATGGCTAGGGTCCGATCAAGGTGCTTATCGGATAGCTGATCGAGGAACTGGTGCAGTACATCACTTCACAGCAGGGAAACACAAACAGGCGATCAACAATGACAGAATCTTTGCGATCAACGAAGATGCAAAAGGAAACATATGGTTGGGGACGAGTACGGGAGTGACCAAGCTAAACCCAGGCAATGGGACAGTTCAACGCTACTATCGACAGGAAGGGTTTCCCAATGATTTTGTATACAGTGTGCTGATAGATGCTCGAGATAGGGTGTGGATGGGGACCAACAAGGGAATAGCAGTGCTCGACCCTTCTACGGAACGCTTCGTCCATTATTCTCACAAAGACGGACTGCAAAACGATGAATTCAATGGCAAAGCGGCTTACCAAGATGTGTATGGTAATTTTTACTTTGGCGGGGTAGACGGGATCAATGTATTTCATCCCGAAGACATTCGTATCAACCCTTATCAGCCCAAGGTGCATCTGGAGTCTATCGAATTGTTCAATCAACCACTGTCCAAGAATGCTATCTACCAGGACCATTATACTTTTCATAGTGATGAAAATGTCCTTACTTTCAAGTATGCTGCAAACAACTTTCTAAACCCATCCAAAGTGAGCTATAGCTATTGGATGGATGGGTTTGATAAGCAATGGCGTCCAGTTACTAAAAACCAAAGTATCACTTATACCAATTTGCCTCCAGGCAAATATACGTTCCGCATCAAAGCAACCAATGACAATGGGGTGTGGGGTAAAAATGAACGTTGGGTATGGTTGACAATCATTCCACCTTGGTATGATCAGTATTGGTTCAAGGTGGTTTCGGTTTTTGGTATAGTGATGTCGGCTCTGGCTTTCTATCTCTACAAGTCGCATACCTATAAGCGAAACAACGAGAGGCTAGAGCGAACAGTCAAAGAAAGAACAGCAGAACTGCAAGAGGCACTCGAGGTGTCTCAGTCTCGACAACATAGTATTCAATTTTTGATGAGGGAGATGAAACATCGCGTCAAGAATAATTTACAAATTATTTCCAGTCTTTTGAGTTTGCAGGCACTGAACTTAGACAATGAAGACGCAAAACATACGTTGCAAGTAGCAAGAAATCGTATCTTGACGATATCCTATTTGGAAAATATCATGGACTCGGAGAGTGAGCATGTACATGTGGATCAGTTCACCCGTGAGCTCTGTGACAATGTGTTGCGTTTGATTGCTTCGGATGAACGTCCTACATTCGAGACAGTTTATGATCTAGAGCCTGCGGAAGTGACGGGGTTCAATATTACCTTTTACGGTCTGCTGATCAATGAGCTGTTGACCAATGTAAGTAAATATGCTTTTGATGGAAGTAGAACGGACAATCGGTTGACAATTAGTTGTAAAGTAGATGCAGAATGTTTGGAGTTGGTGATCGCAGACAATGGCAAAGGCTACAATCCAGAGGAGATCAAACAAGGGGCCATAGGTCTAGATTTGGTGAAAGATATGGTGAGGCAATTGAGAGGAGAAATGACTGTAGATAGTTACGAGGGAACCAAAAATACAATTAAAATACCTTTGGAAAATGGAGAAGCTTGA